In the genome of Sorangium aterium, one region contains:
- a CDS encoding MDR family MFS transporter, with product MASERTTHRALTVAGLILALAMAALESTVVATAMPTVIGDLGGIHQYAWVTTAYLLTSSVLVPICGKLSDIYGRKPIMLFGIAVFLLGSIASGAARSMPQLIAFRALQGAGAGAMQPMAMTISGDIFDLKERARIQGVFGAAWGLFGIIGPMVGGLIVHYFSWRWVFYINIPFGAASVALVATSFHERIDRRPHELDFLGAALLTAGVVALLLATGRLGGETTLLAAVASAALFAVFFAVERRAPEPMIPLPLFRRPVMFISNVAGAILGGAMMGTITFVPLFVQGVLRGSPTDAGSAIAPMLIGWPIASAIGGRLIPRVGFRPLIWIGLGVTAAAGLALALGGTHDTPLMLRATTLVFGVGMGLSNVALLIAVQSSVAWEQRGIATASTMFSRLLGGVVAVGIMGGVLTAQLAKDPSIPADAASRLLTAEGARGLDPSIVQHLGEALTSGLTTVFWIIAAMGITGFIAALWFPRVPIEAAGGDAAVGPPSEAGIG from the coding sequence ATGGCCTCAGAACGCACGACCCACCGCGCCCTCACCGTCGCCGGGCTGATCCTGGCCCTCGCCATGGCCGCCCTCGAATCTACCGTCGTCGCCACCGCGATGCCCACCGTGATCGGCGATCTCGGCGGCATTCACCAGTACGCCTGGGTCACCACCGCCTACCTGCTCACCTCGTCGGTGCTGGTGCCCATCTGCGGCAAGCTGTCGGACATCTACGGCCGCAAGCCGATCATGCTCTTCGGCATCGCCGTCTTCCTGCTCGGCTCGATCGCGAGCGGCGCGGCGCGATCGATGCCGCAGCTCATCGCCTTCCGCGCCCTCCAGGGGGCCGGCGCCGGGGCGATGCAGCCGATGGCGATGACCATCTCGGGCGACATCTTCGATCTCAAGGAGCGCGCGCGGATCCAGGGCGTCTTCGGGGCCGCCTGGGGGCTGTTCGGCATCATCGGCCCGATGGTGGGCGGGCTCATCGTGCACTACTTCTCGTGGCGCTGGGTCTTCTACATCAACATCCCGTTCGGCGCCGCGTCCGTCGCGCTCGTGGCGACCTCGTTCCACGAGCGCATCGACAGGCGGCCTCACGAGCTCGATTTCCTCGGCGCGGCGCTCCTGACCGCCGGCGTGGTCGCGCTGCTGCTCGCCACCGGGAGGCTGGGCGGGGAGACGACGCTGCTCGCGGCGGTCGCGTCGGCGGCGCTGTTCGCCGTGTTCTTCGCTGTCGAGCGCCGGGCCCCCGAGCCGATGATCCCGCTGCCGCTCTTCCGGCGCCCGGTGATGTTCATCTCCAACGTGGCCGGCGCGATCCTCGGCGGCGCGATGATGGGCACGATCACGTTCGTGCCGCTCTTCGTGCAGGGCGTGCTCCGCGGCAGCCCGACCGACGCCGGCAGCGCCATCGCGCCGATGCTCATCGGCTGGCCGATCGCGAGCGCGATCGGCGGGCGGCTCATCCCCCGGGTCGGGTTCCGCCCGCTCATCTGGATCGGCCTCGGCGTCACGGCGGCGGCGGGGCTCGCGCTCGCGCTCGGCGGGACGCACGACACGCCGCTGATGCTCCGCGCGACGACGCTGGTCTTCGGCGTGGGCATGGGGCTGTCCAACGTCGCGCTGCTCATCGCGGTGCAGAGCAGCGTGGCGTGGGAGCAGCGCGGGATCGCCACCGCGAGCACGATGTTCTCCCGGCTGCTCGGCGGCGTCGTGGCCGTGGGCATCATGGGCGGCGTCCTGACGGCCCAGCTCGCGAAGGACCCGTCGATCCCCGCGGACGCGGCGAGCCGGCTCCTGACGGCGGAGGGGGCGCGCGGCCTCGATCCGTCGATCGTCCAGCACCTCGGGGAGGCGCTCACGTCCGGCCTCACGACGGTGTTCTGGATCATCGCGGCCATGGGCATCACCGGCTTCATCGCGGCGCTGTGGTTCCCCCGCGTGCCGATCGAGGCCGCCGGGGGAGACGCGGCCGTCGGGCCGCCCAGCGAGGCCGGCATCGGGTGA
- a CDS encoding arabinan endo-1,5-alpha-L-arabinosidase has translation MIGAVATLANCSTESSAPGSGSGGQDSGAAGADATTTASATTAGSGAGGHPGATAGGGGAEGVGGSGGAGGSGGAGGGGGAGGAADRCADALYDPASPPKALRLSGNLGTHDPSVIRAGDRYYLFHTGDRIPMKVSSDLLAWQAAGRVFDARPAWLAEKVPGVSDLWAPDISRFGDTYHLYYSASTFGSNRSCIGHATKASLDSAGPWTDRCAAICSNDGAARDDWNAIDPNVAMDEEGTPWLVFGSFWSGIKMVKLAPSGERADEELHALAARPDARGALEAPFIVRRCGFYYLFVSFDACCRGADSTYKVAVGRSTRITGPYVDEEGTPMMSGGGTIVVEGGSRWRGPGHNAVLFAGDRAYNVYHAYDAESNGAPTLRISDLAWDNDGFPRSGGP, from the coding sequence ATGATCGGCGCCGTCGCAACGCTCGCGAATTGCAGCACGGAGAGCTCGGCGCCGGGCTCCGGCTCAGGGGGGCAGGACAGCGGCGCCGCCGGCGCTGATGCCACGACGACCGCCTCTGCCACCACGGCGGGCAGCGGCGCGGGAGGCCATCCGGGCGCGACGGCCGGAGGGGGCGGCGCCGAGGGCGTCGGAGGGAGCGGCGGCGCGGGCGGGAGCGGCGGCGCGGGCGGGGGCGGCGGCGCGGGAGGCGCCGCCGACAGGTGCGCCGATGCCCTCTACGACCCGGCGAGCCCGCCCAAGGCGCTGCGCTTGTCCGGGAACCTCGGGACCCACGACCCGTCCGTCATCCGGGCCGGCGACCGCTATTACCTGTTTCATACGGGGGACAGGATCCCGATGAAGGTCTCCTCGGACCTCCTCGCGTGGCAGGCCGCCGGCCGGGTGTTCGACGCCAGGCCGGCCTGGCTGGCGGAGAAGGTCCCGGGCGTGAGCGATCTGTGGGCGCCCGATATCTCGCGCTTCGGGGACACCTATCATCTTTACTACTCCGCCTCGACGTTCGGCAGCAACCGCTCGTGCATCGGGCACGCGACGAAGGCCTCGCTCGACTCGGCAGGTCCGTGGACCGACCGCTGCGCCGCCATCTGCTCGAACGACGGCGCGGCGCGGGACGACTGGAACGCGATCGATCCCAACGTCGCGATGGATGAGGAGGGCACGCCATGGCTCGTGTTCGGGAGCTTCTGGAGCGGTATCAAGATGGTGAAGCTCGCCCCGTCGGGGGAGCGGGCCGACGAGGAGCTCCACGCCCTCGCCGCGCGCCCCGACGCCCGCGGGGCGCTCGAGGCGCCGTTCATCGTGCGGCGCTGCGGCTTCTATTACCTGTTCGTCTCGTTCGACGCCTGCTGCCGTGGGGCCGACAGCACCTACAAGGTCGCCGTCGGTCGTTCGACGCGCATCACCGGCCCGTACGTCGACGAGGAGGGCACGCCGATGATGTCCGGCGGCGGCACCATCGTCGTGGAAGGTGGCTCCCGGTGGCGAGGGCCTGGGCACAACGCCGTGTTGTTCGCCGGCGATCGCGCCTACAACGTCTATCACGCCTATGACGCGGAATCGAACGGCGCCCCCACGCTGCGGATCTCCGATCTGGCGTGGGACAACGACGGGTTTCCGCGCTCCGGAGGGCCGTAG